One stretch of Candidatus Auribacterota bacterium DNA includes these proteins:
- a CDS encoding ATP-binding cassette domain-containing protein, giving the protein MKIEKLTIIGGCGRNGQKESVDEVTLKMGNIISIVGPTGCGKTTLINDIELFADDNTPSRRRVLINGIPRPVELMYDPAKNPIALISQHTNFLSDLPVKTFLEIHAGIRQTGRREAVVEETLEFANQLTGEPIIRESAMTELSGGQTRALLIADAVIIGNSPIILLDEIENAGIHRTRALELLKKYEKIFIFVTHDPRIALLSDFRITMKNGAMRSVIITGDEERGVAEELRKLDDLMLDFRNRIRDGEHLSDRLLKERLRALGYIA; this is encoded by the coding sequence ATGAAAATAGAGAAATTGACGATAATCGGCGGTTGCGGGAGAAACGGGCAGAAAGAGAGCGTGGATGAAGTCACGCTCAAAATGGGGAATATCATAAGCATCGTGGGCCCTACCGGCTGCGGCAAAACCACGCTGATAAACGATATCGAGCTCTTTGCTGACGACAATACCCCCTCAAGGAGAAGGGTCCTCATCAATGGCATCCCCCGGCCTGTGGAACTCATGTACGATCCGGCAAAGAACCCGATTGCCCTCATATCGCAGCACACGAATTTCCTATCCGACCTCCCGGTGAAAACATTTTTGGAGATTCACGCGGGAATACGGCAGACGGGCCGTCGCGAGGCAGTGGTTGAGGAAACACTCGAGTTCGCTAATCAGCTGACGGGAGAGCCGATCATCAGGGAGAGCGCGATGACCGAGCTCTCCGGGGGCCAGACGCGCGCCCTGCTGATCGCCGACGCGGTCATCATCGGCAATTCTCCGATCATCCTCCTCGATGAAATTGAGAACGCCGGGATACACCGCACGCGCGCCCTCGAGCTCCTGAAGAAGTACGAGAAGATATTTATTTTTGTCACGCACGATCCCCGGATTGCGCTCCTCTCCGATTTCAGGATCACGATGAAAAACGGGGCGATGCGGAGCGTGATCATTACCGGGGATGAGGAGCGCGGGGTGGCGGAAGAATTGAGAAAGCTCGACGATCTGATGCTGGACTTCAGGAACCGCATCAGGGATGGCGAACACCTGAGCGACCGGCTGCTCAAGGAAAGGCTCCGGGCGCTGGGATATATCGCATAA
- a CDS encoding metallophosphoesterase, with amino-acid sequence MDRIGYVERAGISGVVAIAIGIFIVGMPAPALPAGESASRGAETPTTYYFISDLHIGGDGALDRCNFEPELIAFLRGIANGPLPAELIIPGDAFGFWELTTVKGSEKLALLMRKHPALFAQFSETGRRVKITLMPGNHDYELACVPAWKEKLAGYNITLEPVTHLTRPVGDRAIWVEHGNQRDSFNSFPDFGDPYGLPPGYFITVATVAAAGRSAERGRSLWLNDLASVYPTEEIPFWIWSNYFYREMGDILRWLLLPFLLLFTISVIVYLGQSLQRFGILRTKVFDLRLGNRFGLAGRLVDWVLWINGVVISTLLVLAIPIFFLSRDIHETLRRYGVDLSADIRGDKEGKYMAAAKSIFEKDPSVALYIYGHTHVPSLRKVGACYVLNTGTWLKRLERVPTHFRLMPDVYFPSYELSCFTIRAEGKRIRVQYQVIPKQGPDDLTLLQKLMILGRRRGDEQKIPEETFIQMEKDGVGSLDKAEAKTRTADSLPL; translated from the coding sequence ATGGACCGTATAGGTTATGTTGAGCGCGCGGGCATCAGCGGCGTTGTCGCCATAGCTATTGGCATATTTATTGTCGGCATGCCCGCACCGGCGCTGCCGGCTGGAGAGAGCGCTTCACGCGGCGCAGAGACGCCCACGACCTATTACTTCATCAGTGACCTCCATATCGGCGGCGACGGGGCCCTCGACCGGTGCAACTTCGAGCCGGAACTGATCGCCTTCCTCCGCGGCATCGCGAACGGCCCGCTGCCGGCGGAGCTCATCATCCCGGGCGACGCGTTCGGCTTCTGGGAGTTGACGACGGTCAAGGGCAGTGAAAAACTTGCTCTGCTCATGCGGAAGCACCCGGCACTTTTCGCGCAGTTCAGCGAGACCGGCCGGCGCGTGAAAATCACGCTCATGCCGGGGAACCACGATTATGAATTAGCCTGTGTTCCCGCGTGGAAAGAGAAACTCGCCGGGTACAATATCACCCTCGAGCCCGTCACGCACCTCACGCGCCCCGTCGGCGATCGCGCGATATGGGTCGAGCACGGCAACCAGCGCGACTCCTTCAACAGTTTCCCCGATTTCGGCGACCCCTACGGGTTGCCGCCCGGCTACTTCATCACAGTGGCCACGGTTGCGGCCGCCGGCAGGAGCGCCGAACGGGGGCGCAGCCTCTGGTTGAATGACCTCGCCTCCGTATATCCCACCGAGGAGATTCCGTTCTGGATATGGTCGAACTACTTCTACAGGGAGATGGGCGACATCCTCCGCTGGCTCCTCCTGCCCTTCCTGCTCCTGTTCACGATAAGTGTCATCGTCTACCTTGGGCAGTCGCTGCAGCGGTTCGGGATCCTCCGTACAAAGGTCTTCGATCTCAGATTGGGCAACCGCTTCGGGCTGGCGGGACGCCTCGTCGACTGGGTCCTCTGGATCAACGGCGTTGTCATCTCCACCCTGCTCGTCCTCGCGATCCCGATCTTCTTCCTGTCGCGGGACATCCACGAGACGCTCCGGCGCTACGGCGTCGACCTCTCCGCCGATATCAGGGGCGACAAGGAGGGGAAGTATATGGCCGCGGCGAAATCGATCTTCGAAAAAGACCCTTCGGTCGCGCTCTATATCTACGGGCACACGCACGTGCCCTCCCTCCGAAAGGTTGGCGCCTGCTACGTGCTCAATACCGGCACGTGGCTGAAGCGGCTCGAACGCGTGCCGACGCATTTCCGCCTGATGCCCGACGTATATTTCCCGTCTTACGAGCTTAGCTGCTTCACCATCAGGGCCGAGGGCAAGCGCATTCGCGTGCAATACCAGGTTATCCCGAAGCAGGGACCCGACGATCTTACGCTCCTCCAGAAACTGATGATTCTGGGCAGGCGGCGTGGGGATGAGCAAAAGATCCCTGAGGAAACATTCATCCAGATGGAGAAGGATGGTGTGGGGTCTCTGGATAAAGCAGAAGCCAAGACACGCACGGCGGACAGCCTGCCCCTATAG
- a CDS encoding cobalamin biosynthesis protein, whose amino-acid sequence MKLVICAGPPTTGKTTVLKQVVKRLTKKGVALAYLKIDVQYADEDEIFEKECGIPARKVYSGELCPDHCNVMVLGDAIEWASEKGAAVLLVETAGLCLRCSPYVEGALGMVVLEATSGMNLPRKIGPMLSLADIAVVTKIDLISQAEREVFRARILDAAREIYVVESNALYGIGIDPLVKKVEEASEIQFPLYLRGSPPIGTCTICVGKKEIGWKQHFGVVRPLEGDIFYQGE is encoded by the coding sequence ATGAAACTCGTTATCTGTGCCGGTCCTCCCACGACCGGTAAAACCACGGTGTTAAAACAGGTAGTGAAGAGGCTCACTAAAAAAGGGGTTGCGCTCGCTTACCTGAAGATTGATGTGCAGTATGCCGACGAGGATGAGATTTTCGAGAAGGAGTGCGGCATCCCCGCCAGGAAAGTATATTCAGGCGAGCTCTGCCCCGACCACTGCAACGTGATGGTGCTGGGGGATGCGATCGAATGGGCGAGCGAGAAGGGCGCCGCGGTGCTCCTGGTGGAGACGGCGGGGCTCTGCCTGCGCTGCTCCCCCTATGTTGAGGGGGCGCTGGGCATGGTGGTGCTGGAGGCGACGAGCGGCATGAATCTCCCCCGGAAGATCGGCCCCATGCTCTCACTCGCCGATATCGCCGTGGTGACGAAGATCGATCTCATTTCCCAGGCCGAGCGGGAGGTATTCAGGGCGCGCATTCTTGATGCGGCGCGCGAAATTTACGTGGTCGAGTCGAACGCGCTCTACGGTATCGGGATTGATCCGCTGGTGAAAAAAGTCGAGGAGGCGAGCGAGATACAGTTCCCGCTCTACTTGCGCGGGAGCCCCCCGATCGGCACGTGCACCATCTGCGTGGGGAAAAAGGAGATCGGGTGGAAACAGCACTTCGGCGTGGTGAGGCCGCTGGAGGGGGACATTTTCTATCAGGGGGAATGA
- a CDS encoding Fe-S cluster protein: MHGENNIAQSLPGLDCGLCGSKTCGEFARILVTRPDEIKRCIHLSQDKVAATKPAVASGDHSCATCSFTPVGAQGEWKDSLGRDYDFILDTFPGEPGPRETIIPHNPLITREMEIAKGDILIGRPLGISCGCPITHCGVVMDVDRKNGVMVWCVTGPLGPRRQAHKDIGYYSAEAYEGLVSTARGELKIGMRYFFLPRRCMLQWRHSGLINFINKTTKGISVRIEGLWIG, translated from the coding sequence ATGCATGGAGAAAATAATATTGCACAATCACTTCCCGGTTTGGACTGCGGTCTCTGCGGATCAAAAACATGCGGCGAATTCGCTCGAATTCTCGTTACCAGACCGGATGAGATAAAGAGGTGTATCCATTTGAGTCAGGACAAAGTCGCCGCCACTAAGCCCGCGGTTGCTTCCGGTGATCACAGCTGCGCGACATGCTCTTTTACTCCGGTAGGGGCGCAAGGGGAATGGAAGGATTCTCTGGGCCGGGATTATGATTTCATCCTGGACACGTTCCCGGGCGAGCCCGGCCCGCGCGAAACGATTATTCCCCACAACCCGCTGATCACGAGGGAAATGGAAATAGCGAAAGGCGATATCCTCATCGGCAGGCCCCTGGGGATATCGTGCGGCTGTCCCATAACGCACTGCGGCGTCGTTATGGATGTGGACCGCAAAAATGGCGTGATGGTCTGGTGCGTGACGGGCCCGCTGGGCCCGCGGCGCCAAGCCCATAAGGATATAGGATATTACTCCGCTGAGGCGTACGAAGGCCTCGTCTCCACCGCGCGGGGAGAGTTGAAGATCGGAATGCGGTACTTCTTCCTGCCGCGGCGGTGCATGCTGCAATGGAGGCACAGCGGATTGATCAACTTTATCAATAAAACAACGAAGGGTATTTCCGTGCGCATTGAAGGGCTGTGGATAGGGTAG